The DNA window CTCTATGTCTCTCATTAGCGGTCAATTTCATTATGTTGAGGCATAACAAATTTAGTAAAACTTCTGCCATGTTCTGTCGGACTATTTTCAATAGCAGATGACGAAATAATCAAAGTGTCTCGTTTGGAGATTTAACTGCTGAAGTTGTCACTATGTCTTTTGGaagtatatatattttgcaTATATAGAATGTGAAATTCATAGTTATGGTTTTGACAGTATGAGATGATCATGCGACAGTTATACTTCCACTCATATCTGATGTTCTTTGGCCAAACTTCACTTGGGGTCTGAAAATATCTATTGAAGAAATATCGTTTCAAAAGTTGAGATTACTTACAAACACGTGGTAGAGCATACGGGAGTGGTAAACAGGATACTTGCTCTGAAGTTTAAACATTATGAATTCTTATTGTTTACATTGTAAAAAGCAGGTTCTTTAGGAGAGCTTAGGGAATAGCAATTTTGAAGTTGTGGTATAAGTGGGATGTAGTCATGTTTCGTGAAGGCTTAGTCATAGGCGACATACCATAAGAAGGAAAATTAATAAGTAAATGACAGGAATTTGTTAGCTTGGAGTATTACTTTTGCTTTCATGTTTacgtatttttattttttattttcattgatgGGTGACAGCAATGCTTTTGCAAGTTGGATTTGCAATCATCGGCCTGTGTTCATACTGTAGAacagcatatatatatatatatgtaatttaaCCTAATGCACACAGCCCCAAAAGCATGCAGCTTTCGCTGGTGTTCAATAAGTCACCTTATATGGATCTCATGTCTATTAAAGTTTCTCTCTTCCTTGCAGAGAAAAGATGAGAATTAGACCTTTTTGAGTTGTCAAGAATTGCTCCATCTTCAATGGAGCTTAGACGCCCTGCATtactttgtttcttgcatgaGCTCACTGGAACTTGTAATGCTTGCAGGTTTTTCGGTACAATCTCATTGTTCCATTTGGCCGTCAGATGTTTGGACTGAAGTGGGAGAAAGAACTAGATCGCCTGACAGAAACAGTATAGGTGGCTTCTTACAGCTGTATTGATTGGTGTTTGTTCTCTCTTTCATCGTTTTCCTTGTACTATTTCTTCCTTCCTTAGTTCCTTATGTCCTCCTTTTCACCGCCGCTAAGGGCAGATTAGTGATTTACGGGGTTGGAGGTATGGATGGTTGCGACAATACGCTCATATGacaaaaaattttctcttcGAAAGAAGGATCcgcgtgtgtgtgtgtttttttttaattagtgaATCATACCATCTAACGCATTATTGCTTCCATAATTCGTCCAATTtctatttgcattttttttaaccTATCGAACTCACAGAAACTGAGATGAGAGCTGGATGTTCCAAGAGATTGTTTTGCCTTTCCAAGCTATAGCCAGTGTTCACTCGGAGAAAGCAAAACCCCAGGCATTTGTTAGTCTGTTGGCTGATCGTCAACGTGACTCTGCTGTCAAAGTGCATCTTCAAAGGACAGACTACACAACCGGACCGAAAGAATTTTAGATGAAAGAAATTGTTAATGGTACGGCTAGATACGTGTTAAAATTACCAACTAAACAACGCTGTGAAAACAAAAGGGCGCAAGGCCTGAGCGTAGCAGCAGGAAATTACAGACCAGTAGCGTTCCCAACAACACACCCctttaaaatattgcaactttaaaagaaaaataaatgattatAGAGTATTCACATATACAGTATGTTACAAAGCGTCTAGCCATTTAAAGATGTCTTGGCAGCAAGATGGGTGAGAGCTCGTCTATGATATGTGCAGCGCAATTTCTTGTACTTTTGTATGAAAGAACCAAGATCAATTTCTCGATCAAGAAGCTGTCTGTGGAGGGCTTCAGATTCTTCCTCAGCTGTACTCATGGCCTCTGCAACGAATAAAACATTCGGTTGAGCCTGAAGAACTCTTCTTTGGATAACTGACTCCATGTGACAAATTGGTTTCCCTCAAACTTTTAACTCCAAATATATATCTGATAATTCAAAATAACCACTGACAGACGCTAAAATTTCAGATATTAAGGCTAATGTCATATAGTCCCCAACATACTCCAGTGCTAGAAAAAAATTCTTGCGCACTCTCCGaccttgattttctttttggttgGTTGGGGGGGGGGAGGGAGGCAGCGGTGGCACAAAAATAGGCTTTTTATTGATGATAACCAATGATGTTTACACACAAGGGTACTCCCTAACTACATAGAACTAAACAACTAGACTCTCAAAGCTTGATTTATCGGTTGAGAATTGCAAAAACATACATTCACTTTCAGAAAAAAGTAACACAAAGAAAAATCACTTCTTCAACTCCAATCAAATTAGCAAAGAAGCTCTCGCAACCTTAAACCACATAATTTACCAACCAGTCCCACAGCTAAGTATGAAGACCCTGCCGTTGGCAATTCACCAACACACACACCCAAGTAAATGGTCCAAAACTATGCAATATCCCGGGGGAATCTCATGTTATAAGcaccaaaaacaaaaagttgGCCTATAATGTGGTTCTCCGCAAGAGAAATAGAACATAGAGTCAAGAAAATATGATTCAGGTGAGAGTTTTCAATGTGCTTGCAGAAATATCAAATGCAGTTGTGGTGAGGTAATTTAGTGCAACTTTGATTAAGAAGATGTGCACTACCAGTTGGCAGCAACTTTCAACTCCTTTCTTATCGTTTTTCAACTCCTTTCTTATCATTTTTACAATATTAAATATGAAGAAAAGCcagatttcaaaaattctttaAGAAGTTTGACTTGATCTTAAAGCTTGGAAGAGTAATGACCAAAAGAAGAAGTTATCTTTATCAACATAAtaataacaattaaaagaaacttCACATTGTTACATACCTTGAAGCTGACGAAGGAGGGATACCGGAGCATAAAACTTTAGGGTCTCTTCCTTTTTCCTGTCTAGCTCATGCAACTTTTCTTGAGCAGCAGCCAACTCAGTAGTGCGAATAATTCTGCACTGCACCCCATAAAACAAGTAATAAGAACAAAGGCAAGTCCTAATTTAAAGTTTAAGCCATTCAATTAAAGCAATATTACCTGATTCCTAAGCTCCATTATGCGAGGCTCCTTATCCAAATTCGCACCTGCATTAAATTTTAAGTCATCTTGTATACAATTCAACCTTGAGCAAATGATAACAACAGAATTATCTTTATAACCGGAAATTGAAAATACAAATGACTCACTAGCAAGTTGCAAGGTTTCATTCCGAAGTTCATCCCTGACCTGGTTAATTAACAGGAGATGGAGCAAGCATTAGAAGCAAATGACAATGCCAATAAGGATCAACAAAAAAGAATATATAAAATGGCATAGACTAAATTAAGGAACACAAAATTCTAAACTAAAGTTCTCATCAGATCCCACTGTACATGACGATTCACTATCAACTAGATATTTTACTACGTGAAAAGGCATGCAGAAGAAGGATAAATGGTGAAGagaaggaaaggggaaaaaagacaACCAAACAAGAGTTAAGACACTCTTCCTCATTATGTAGAGGAATGAGAAGCATGAGAACATATTCTCCTCATTGAGTGGCATGCATATAAAAGAAACACAATGTTGAAGTCATGAACAATGGTAAAGAATAAACAAATAAGCAACCATTTTTTAGACAATTAGCCACATTGTTTCAGAAGAAATTAGCTAGCTAATAAGGAAAGTTTtgtatgaaaagaaaaaggctgTCTAGAAGACCATCCCTACACAGACTAAAGTTTTGAAATTCCAACCAATTCAATGTACTATTTTTCCAATCTACATAAGCAACTCAATTTCAGGAATTTTTTACAGGGGCAAATCTCCTTTTAGTATATCTTGatgaaataattataaataGTAGATAACTGTTATCCAAATAAAGCAGGAAGAGATGGTGGAATACACATAAATTTTGCTACttactttgttttgagtttttaCAGGTTCCAGAGAAAGTAAAAAATTGTGATAAGCATCCTTGTCAGAAAGAAGCTTCCGCAACTCGTCAAcactgtaaaaaaaaaaaaaaccatgatATCCACAAGCAAAAAATTTATGCCATGTCAAAGATATAATTCCACAGCTCATCAACCCTAAAAACATTTTGTGGTAGAGACACATGACAGTCAGAAAGTATAGAAGAGaaaacaaattgaaaaaaaaataaggaaacATGAAGCCCTGATTATTTAGCATCTCAAAAACCAGATTTTGTTCCCTCAAACGGAGATACACCACATTAATCTTTCTTGGTTTCTTGAAAGGTTAAAATGTCAGTCATATTGACAACCGAAAATTGCTTCTaagaggggggaaaaaaaaaccctcTGACCCATTTACAGTATCCTAATTTCCATTGTATACCCCCAATTTTTGTATCACTTTCCATATATGGAAAAAAGATTTATATTTCAGCTTCTAACCTTCATTGCAGGCCTACCAACTTTGTTTTAATTCTCATATCAGTGCATGTATCAAGTTGCTTGTAATATACCACGCTTTACTCCTTAAGAGATTACTCACTGTAATGGAAGCTTTCTTTGGCCCCAAAATGAGTTATGtagttttgaaattttaaataaCAGCATCTGGTGCCAAACACTTGTCCAGAGTTATAAATGTAAGCACAGCGAAGGTAAGATGAGCTTAAGTTTACAAAAGCATCTCACTGTTTATAAAAAACACACATATCCCAAAGCAACAAGAATATCAAGATGGTGGAAGTATTAGTTTTCCCTATTCAGTAATAAAGGCACCGATTTGCTTGATTGCCTAAGCCTGACTTTTCATTGGATGGAACCTTCTTCTTGCaagaaattttttaatattcaGCATTTATGTATAATAGGCAAAAATTATCTGCTACATCATCACTTTGTATTTATAAAATACCAACATCAGTATGTCAAATAGAGAACCAAGAAACTAATCTCTATGTAAGCACCAAATGCAttctctttaatttttgttcattttcctgATTATATAATCAGACTGCTAAAGAGTCAAATCATGATGGTCTAAAAGTAGACTGTCTACCCTTTAAAATTCCAGAGACTCAGTTAAGCAAATCAAGCAGTGAAATTATGCTAAGAGTATAAAAACAACAAGTAATGTATGGACAAAAGTGAAACTCATGTGGCTCAGCATTTAATCCATCAGGCCTACTAAGCTTCCAAACAGAGTGAGATGAGCAAGTGGAAAAAAGACCATCCATGATAGAACAATCGCaagattaaaaatttttgaaaatggaTCATgcaaaaaagtgaaattttcaaagcaaaaacAGAACTGCTGAAACAAATCATCATTATGATAGAGCATGGAGAATAAAACAGATAAATGACCGGTTTGGTGAACAAAAAGACATATCAACCTTTTATCTTTTAAATGAGCAATAATGCCAGCAGCCTCTGATGGAGAAACATGCGCTGAAGATTGTGATCGATCTGCTGGCCTTTGAATACTGAAGCTGCCAGAAGAACTAACACTTGGTGTTCCAGGACGAGAAGAACTAGGTGAACTAACTACAGATGGTGGACCCCATGAACCAGTAGAAATTTCCTGGGGCCGTGGTTGAGCTTGTTGGTCCGGAGAATTCCTGTATATAAATTAATTTGCAGTTGTCCCAGTATCGACTACGTGAGGTTCTTCAAATTAGACCAAATGCTAGAATTCAAATTGCATGGAATCTGAAGGGGCTAGACAAAAATAAAAGCGTATAAACAGCGAACAAAAGAGTACAAAATTTTGGGCTAATGACTTGACGCAAGCAGtacaattattttaaaaaaaaacaaacaaaaacctGTTTCAAAGCAAGTTCCCAAAACGGATCACTCGACCACAAATCGTATACAATAACTGTTTGATCCCCGAATATATCAATGAACTGAAAACCCTTACCATCGAATCAGCTAATGCCTATTGATAGAATGTACTAACTATTATTTTATCCAAATGAAATGTAAAGCATCAACATCTAAAGACCATCGAATTGCACAGAAATTTCGTAAGATCACAATAAATAAATTCACAAGGTATACAAGAATCTTCGAAATAAACAAAATCTCGTCTGCTATTGATTGACTTgataataattttttcaaaCAGGAAGATTATCAAACCCTAGAACAAGCTAAGcacagaagaagaagaagaagaagaagaagttgtATCGTGAAAACAAGAAGTTACCAGAACTTAAACATCTTATCCCCGATCGCGATAGAATCAGCTTCCGGATTTTAGACGGAGAACGGAAGCTTTCGTTTCTCCGTTACAATTTTCAGGACATTTACGCGTCCTCTCGTCTCTCGTCAGACGTCTATCGTTTACCGGCAACTGCCTGGAAAATTGATCTCAAAAGTCTTAAGCAACACGCTCACGTTCGACCAGGACGATTTGGATCGGGTTTTGGGACTCTCGGCCCAAAACCAAAAGTAGACGCTAGTTATTGGCGCTTATGTTCGACCCGGACGATATGGATCGTGTTGCGGGACTCTCGGCCCAAAACCAAAAGTAGACCCTAGTTATTGTCAGACACCAGTATCAAAAGTAGCCGAGGGATGTAGGCTGTGGCAACGTTGgacttctctttcttttctttttttttttgggaaagaaTGTTAAACTTGTGTTTGTACGATAGTAGAATAGTTTCTAAGATTTCTTTTTCCGAGTAAATTGAAAttaatcttcttttttttttttgtatattttggaatataaaAGATAAGAAAGTCAACTTAAATTCTCTTTAAAATCAGAAGTCTTGATTGTAGCCAGTATTAGCAAAAATAtgcattattatttttaaattaattcAGTATTTCAAAATTTCGAAAATTACTTTAAAACTCATTTTATGCAAAACATCTAGTACTTTTTTTGGTTCAGTCCTAATGAAGCATGAATCCTACGAACAGTGAGAAGGCATTTTTTGCAATAAGTGTGgaatatattattatttcttACTTTAAAGCTAAGTGGGAAACCTATTAGAATATTAGAAATCGAGTGCGGAAACTGAAGCCTCATGTAAAACTGGATTGACCGGCACCTGGAATGTTAATCAATCAATAATATTGGTGGTGGTCAATGGTGTTGTTTGCTTAAATTTCACTCAGATAAACAGGAAAAGACTAAAAAGGTGCTCGTTTAAGGCATGGCGGCAAGGAGAGGGAGAAGGTGCCATTTGGGATTACACAGAGGGCCCGTATCGTTGTAATTAGGCAATCTGGCTGCTTTGAAGatcataataataattattacaAGTGCTTAATGCTGTAGTACGTACCAGCGTTCCATAAAAACAGGTTTGTGCATAATTAAAGATAAATCATTAATGATAGCATGCAGGGTGGTACTTACAGCTAAAGATACTGTGTAAATGACTCATGAGCCACGTTCCCTTGCATGCCAGCCTTGAACACTCTTGTAACTTACATAAAGGTTTATGCGTATATCCTAATTGCCGCATATAATCAGCTGTAATTACCAAGGCACTTTTCTGCAGGCTGCTAGTGTCTCcgcttttttattatttattttttggtggGGTTGTGTTCTGTGTTccgcggggggggggggggggggaggttTAATTTATAATGAGAATTATTTCACAGTAAGATAGCATTAGGATttgcatttttgctttttattcTTCGTGAATGGAGCAATACTAGTGCAACAATAGGGCGCTGCTTGTGCATCTAGTAAAGTGTATTTCTGTATtgcttttcttggtttttctttCGAAACGATATTTGATTATATTGACGTCAAGCGTTGTACAATTACGAACAATGGTTTGAGTTAACTGTACAGTCAGTATATTTGATACTGAGGAAGTAAGATTTCCTCGTATAGTGTAATGCCTAAAGCGAAAGAGCTAATCTTAGGGTTTATATGATTTTTATCACTTCTAACTAAACAAAAGGAGCATATTTGAAACAATACTCTTACTTAATTGAAGAATATCTTCCACTTCATTATTTTTGTCACTTCTGTGTTCTATTGTGGTTGAGAAGCTGCTTATTTTGCACTTGAAATTGCACATTCCTTTGTTGCAGAGCGATAGCTTTGCTCATGGCTAGCTTTAATTGCTAGTGCCTCATCCACAATCTGTGAACCTGAGCTTCTCTCTCTTAATGCCCATCCTATCATCGACTCTTGGTTGTCACCTGTTATAGTGATTCCAACGCCCATAACAGGATTGTCCTTCTGTCTTGTTACTGCAACTTTTAGCTCGATGGTTTCATCTTCTGGTCCTAGCTGTTGGTGGTTCTGAGGTTTTCTTGGTAAAATGGATTCATTATTGCTATTGCTGGAACAATGTAAGAACAGAAAAGgattaaaactaaaaagaaaactagaagggccttttcttgtttttttttttttttttttttgatgaggAAAGTGTGACGAGGGccttgctttttcttttattctttagTTGCTCTTGCCTCCATATGTCTGTTAGATCGACAACAAGCACATCAAGCAAGGCATTTCCTAATTTCAACCATTAagctaaaaaaaattgtatgATTCCTTAgatatctttttcttcttcagatGTTTTTGAATAAAGTCATGGAAGTATTTGACGTACGGCATGGTTCCCCTATGTTTCACGTCAGTCACCCATACcaacttttcttttcctttttctcctctCCTTCCATCACGGAAAGTTCATTTCCATTTTCAATGGGTATACCCCTATGTGTCTGTCTAGTTTATTTTCAAATCAATGGGCACCGGTTAGTTGGAGCACAAAGTGTTAAATTCTTTAAGGTTTAAACTAAATCAGAAAAGTAACTAAGTACAAAAAGGAGATAATAGTTACTACTATGAATTTGCATGAGATTCGTATAAAAAAATCCCATACGAGTAATTCCCTGTTTCGATATTttcttatcttcttttttttttttccggagaCGACAACTGAtgtataacctaatctattctACACTAAGAGGGAGGAGGTGGGCCTAAGAAGGCCTAAAGATAACTCGGAGGGGACTAAACCACCACCGGACCAAACGGATGCACAATACACCCGCCTAGATTTTTTGAAGCAAACCACTTAAATGTGGCAttttggtgggaggcaagggaTTTTGGGCTGGTGGTTCGATATTTTCTTATCTAATGCCTTTCTTTGTGCAGAACGTCAATTTTAACTGTTCACTTGCTGCCTTACAAGGACTTAAGAAAGCGAGTTAAATTGCCATGTCAGCATATCATACCGAAATTTATGCGGATAGATTTGCTAAATATAGTTGCGATTAATCATAATAACGATTACTTGCTTtgtcaacaaaaaaaagaagcacAGCGGTTAGGTAATGGATTTTCTGGTACACACCAATGCGCAGCATCTATGTTACTGATTGAAAATTACTAATTAATCAACGGCCTGTTGCCTACCATAAAAAACTTTAAGTCTTGGTGGGTGGGAGGTTAAGTATTGAAACCTTACCTCCAATCAATGTACATCTATATGTTACTTCTTCTAAATCTATACGGATGCGTAGTACACCCGTTTAGTTCGATGGTGATTCAGTTCCCATCGGTTCCTTTATGTCACATTGAACCACTCCCCCTCAGGGTAGGTTAGAGTAGGAGTAGATTAGACAAGTTATTACCGtctgataaaaaaaattgaaaattactAATTACTTAAGATCATAAGGGGAATAAATACTAAAATTTGCGTGATGCATTGCTAACTCGTTTTATAGATTTTTCTCACATGAACACATTGGCCGAACTTGTTTTAAACTTATAAAGTATACTACTTAGATGCCACAAATTAATGTCATAGATAAGTGACCTAGTTTGAATTTCTAGTTATGCATGctttgagttttttatttttttccataATCACTCCAATTTATGTTTCTTGGGTGAGGCAAGACAAGTTCTTTTGGAAGAACCACGCCAAGAACTTGTAACTCCACAAACTAAGACAGGTATGAACATTAAAGTGGATGccgggaaaaagaaaaattagatGAGATGAGCCTTGCACTCCACAAACTTCTCttgtatattagtatatcaTATGTCAATCTATTTTACTAAAGAAGAAATTACTCCAAATCAAAAGCCCGAAAAAGCTACTTTTCCATTGAGGAGCGTCTCTTTTTCAGGGAACTCTGAGCGGAAAGCCGTGGTAATGCAATTGAGTAAACGTATGTGCTTTTACAGAGCAAAGCGGATATATACTATTAGATATAGGTTCATAAAGCTTTCTTTCACAATATATC is part of the Coffea eugenioides isolate CCC68of chromosome 6, Ceug_1.0, whole genome shotgun sequence genome and encodes:
- the LOC113776075 gene encoding vacuolar protein-sorting-associated protein 37 homolog 1, with the protein product MFKFWNSPDQQAQPRPQEISTGSWGPPSVVSSPSSSRPGTPSVSSSGSFSIQRPADRSQSSAHVSPSEAAGIIAHLKDKSVDELRKLLSDKDAYHNFLLSLEPVKTQNKVRDELRNETLQLASANLDKEPRIMELRNQCRIIRTTELAAAQEKLHELDRKKEETLKFYAPVSLLRQLQEAMSTAEEESEALHRQLLDREIDLGSFIQKYKKLRCTYHRRALTHLAAKTSLNG